One segment of Macrobrachium rosenbergii isolate ZJJX-2024 chromosome 25, ASM4041242v1, whole genome shotgun sequence DNA contains the following:
- the EloB gene encoding elongin-B isoform X2, with amino-acid sequence MDVFLMVRRKKTTIFTDAKETTTVRELKKIIQGIMKVEPENQQLMNERGSEVFDDEKQLSDYNLTAQTARAQSPATVALVFRQDNGEFENLEITPLSSPPELPEVMKPQEPQPHEIN; translated from the exons ATG GATGTGTTTTTAATGGTAAGGCGGAAGAAGACTACAATCTTCACGGATGCCAAAGAGACTACAACTGTAAGAGAACTCAAGAAAATCATTCAAG GTATAATGAAAGTCGAACCAGAGAACCAGCAGCTAATGAATGAACGTGGCAGTGAAGTTTTTGATGATGAGAAGCAACTGAGTGACTACAACTTGACAGCACAAACGGCACGAGCACAGAGCCCAGCGACTGTTGCTTTAGTTTTCAG GCAGGACAACGGGGAGTTCGAAAATCTAGAAATCACTCCTCTCTCATCTCCACCGGAGTTGCCAGAAGTCATGAAACCACAGGAACCACAGCCACACGAAATCAACTGA
- the EloB gene encoding elongin-B isoform X1: MILYFNRHEEYSNQLKNNSTYNGRLEVISFDVFLMVRRKKTTIFTDAKETTTVRELKKIIQGIMKVEPENQQLMNERGSEVFDDEKQLSDYNLTAQTARAQSPATVALVFRQDNGEFENLEITPLSSPPELPEVMKPQEPQPHEIN, from the exons ATGATCCTGTACTttaataggcatgaagagtacagtaaccagcttaaaaacaattcaacatacaacgGCCGTCTGGAAGTTATCTCGTTT GATGTGTTTTTAATGGTAAGGCGGAAGAAGACTACAATCTTCACGGATGCCAAAGAGACTACAACTGTAAGAGAACTCAAGAAAATCATTCAAG GTATAATGAAAGTCGAACCAGAGAACCAGCAGCTAATGAATGAACGTGGCAGTGAAGTTTTTGATGATGAGAAGCAACTGAGTGACTACAACTTGACAGCACAAACGGCACGAGCACAGAGCCCAGCGACTGTTGCTTTAGTTTTCAG GCAGGACAACGGGGAGTTCGAAAATCTAGAAATCACTCCTCTCTCATCTCCACCGGAGTTGCCAGAAGTCATGAAACCACAGGAACCACAGCCACACGAAATCAACTGA
- the EloB gene encoding elongin-B isoform X3 encodes MVRRKKTTIFTDAKETTTVRELKKIIQGIMKVEPENQQLMNERGSEVFDDEKQLSDYNLTAQTARAQSPATVALVFRQDNGEFENLEITPLSSPPELPEVMKPQEPQPHEIN; translated from the exons ATGGTAAGGCGGAAGAAGACTACAATCTTCACGGATGCCAAAGAGACTACAACTGTAAGAGAACTCAAGAAAATCATTCAAG GTATAATGAAAGTCGAACCAGAGAACCAGCAGCTAATGAATGAACGTGGCAGTGAAGTTTTTGATGATGAGAAGCAACTGAGTGACTACAACTTGACAGCACAAACGGCACGAGCACAGAGCCCAGCGACTGTTGCTTTAGTTTTCAG GCAGGACAACGGGGAGTTCGAAAATCTAGAAATCACTCCTCTCTCATCTCCACCGGAGTTGCCAGAAGTCATGAAACCACAGGAACCACAGCCACACGAAATCAACTGA